A window of Glycine soja cultivar W05 chromosome 13, ASM419377v2, whole genome shotgun sequence genomic DNA:
cGCACGTGTAGAAGGTCCAGTAAGAGTCACATATCCAATCTCGAAAAGGGTTTAGGGCATGCCACACTTCTATTGACATTTGTGCTTGCAACATTTCTGCCTTTCgtgttgatttattttttttaatattttttcacatgCATTTTTCCATATGTCTAATAACTAATTAGTCTCATCATTACTATTGTTTGTAAGTATattcaataatttataaaaggaacatatgaaaaatgaaggaaaatataATTGGATAAAGAATGGATTTacgaaaaaatagaaatagatatTGCTCAAcaattaagatttatttattataatcatGCATGAGTATTATTTATCCTAACAACCATGttcttcaaaattttgtaacaaaacaTTACTTCTGGCACTCTGGTAAACAGGAATCCACCACGTCGGCGGCCGCAACTCCATGAGCATCTAACACATAAAGTCGATTAACCAAAacatatacaaaaatattatcaactcaattataaaacattaaaaggaCGTCAATGTTGTGAAAGAATGAATACCATCGTTGACGCTAACGGACTTGGTCAAGCCACAACCACTCTTACAATCTTGGACAATGGGGTTGGCTTTGCAATTTGTTGCCATGCACTTGTAAAGACATATTAGATACCCAGGAGTAAATGGAGGTATTAGTAAAAATGCACATTTTAGTCTACATTTATCCTCACAAGCTAGATTAGACACATGATTTCGCTCAATTTGCCCAAATGAAGGATTGTAATTGGCTTGCGAGAAATCCATCACAATCATGATCATAATCACAATTCCAATTATGTGCATCTCATTCTTTGTCATAGCTATGTTCTATATCTATAAATATATCTCAGAATTTTGTGATGTTAAATTCTTGTGATATTTCAAGGGGGGAGACATCGATTTATAGGCACAAAATTAGGGATGATATAAATATTGTTGCCATCCAtacataaaataatgttttttaaatatagattaaattataattttaatccctttataatttctaatatgaacatattatatatatatatatatatatatatatatatatatatatatataattcctctttaaaaatatttctttaatgcTAAATTaggtttataaataataaatttctccgacaaatataataataaaaatatgtatcattaaattatatatttattatttaataattttttcatacaaatacttttaaatttcatttttattgtttataaatcagatttaacattaaaaattattaaaaaagaattgatACGTATATATAgaaatgtatatataataatgtttacaatataacttaaataaatgaaatggtTTAAAAATGTTAGGGAGACCAAAGTTGAGGGTCCAAAATTATAGATTAAAATGACAGAGACAAATTCcaatttagatttaaatatattatattttgtaaatataaatgtttaataatttacaataaaGATAGGattatatatcaaatattaaattagattatacgataaataatatattgaatataaaattttaaataaatactacATTAAATGTtggtcaaaataaataaatatactacATTAAATGCTACGTTAAATATATGtgcatgtatatataatattaaatgttatattaaatGCTACACAAAAGCTATACTACATCCATCTCAAATAAGTATCGATctggcaaaaaaaattattccaaaataaataacgcatttaactttttttaatgtgGTATTAATACTATTCTCTTAcatctatttaataaatttaattttataaaactatttatttttttcatttatttattagcttttttatatatatgtaaaacaaactTGGGACGCAATTATTTTAGAGGGTGGAAATATAGTATATcaaatactaattaaatataatattatatcctttaaaaaaactaatgtcATATAAGGAAAatccattttttaatatatttgtctaAATACTACTCTCCGCTCCTTAATGTAAGACATTTTTGACACAATCGCACAAATCAATAGAATAGTTAATttagttgattttatttatgttttttaatgttactaatgaatcaattttctttattaataattattaacttGGTAtgtgtattgaaaaaaaattaaaatctaagaaTATTATGCATCACTaccatttttttacataatgcttgactattaataaaaatcacaaatacttaaaagtatttaatagaggcaactagtaaaaaaaagttaagtgtTTCATGGGAAATGTAAAATGcctaataaaaaggaaaaacaattcCTTCTAAAGGATGGCGTATAATATTAAGGACCAGAGAGAGTACATTAATAACATTTATCTATAGGAGACATatagaaaatacaatttcaTGTAGAAATGGAAAGTTTTGCACATGTTATTATTCTATTATTTGGTGTAGTAACTTCCTTAATACTCTTTCAAATTCCTTTCTATTTctggaaatttttaaaattgaaaaaatagtaGTATTATAGTTGCCAACATATTTTAAAACCATTATTATCAGGTAAAAAAAACTGACTTAGCATGCATCATTGAAAAGTTTTACACATGTCATTATTTACTGTAATAGCTTCCTTGAtactcttccaaaatattttctatttctataaaattttaaaatttgaaaatagtcAAGTATAAAAACTCACTTCCCACACAAAACAAGGGTATTTAAATACTAAATACTTTATTAAATACTCTAATCTAAAATTATGGAGAGTCATTAAGCAATTGGAAAAGTCTTCCGTTATAATTTATCTGTAGGTATTTACCTTGGGAAAGTCTTCCATTATAATTACAACTAATGGATGCCTCATAgacttcaaattcaaataatttcacatctGGGAATTGTGTTGCAATGGAAAACAAAGGGTTTTCCCCACATCTTAATTATGACCTACTATAAAATTGTGTAAGCATTCTTTCTACCTCACCTTATGTGTTTGTTGTATCCTTTGTAATCTTTACCCTTTATATTATTCTCTTTATTCCTTTGGGAAAATGGCTAATTGGAAGTATGATTTCATTGTCAATATAAATGCAAATTGGGAAAATATGTGTGTTCTTGCTACAATAGTTCGTCAAATAGTTTCTTCCTAACTTGAATAATCATTCTATATTCTTTGGAGTTGTTGTTGGTAGTTAAAAGGGTACAATATCTTCATTCAATATGGGTTTTGAGTTTTCTTTTGATGCTTCATGGAGGTTGGTTTACtcgttatttattttattctttccaAAACTAGGGTATCAGATTCATGCTTCTATAAGAAAAACACTTatacaaatttcaaaaatatttgaaagaggGTTCTACTTACTTTATAGCTTTTTAATTTGGTGCAAGTTCAAATGAAGGAAATTAGCGAATATACGTGAATGTAAGTTGGAATCCAAACAACAATTTGAAATGAATATAAGATTTAAAACTCTCAAAGAGCTGGATGATATATAGTTAAGCtcgaacacaaaaaaaataacttttaaaagcaAAGAATAAACTCTCTAATCACAAGTGTATGATCATCAAACAATTTGATAGAGTTTCTAACACTTCAGAAAATTGATACCAGTCCAACTCTCGTGTATTTGTGCTAAGCTTAgtaacatattttcttttttaacttgtGCTTGTGcttagtcattttttttttccaaatattgtGTAATATCACTTATGtttcatattaatatttatttatttatcctcAAATTCACCccttaacaatttttttctaatttctttctttgtacATTAAAAAGGTGCAAATACAGGTATATAAAAGTACTCAACAACtatggaaataaaaattaaaactattaccTGCATAGAAAAGAGACCAACTATAtgggtattttattttatttttaaaaatatagaaacaaaTACTACAAAAATCCTATTTGTAATGACCCACCTCTGCTACATGAAACTAGAAGCTATCAAGCAAAAgactttattttactttatttcaaaatcttcaattaatttatttataaaaatacttgtgaactttttgtattttcaaaagataaaagCATTAACTTCAAGATAAGTGTTCATGTATACACGATCAATTGAATAAAATCACATGTCTCATGGCACTtcaatgtgtgtgtgtatacaaCTCTTATACATATCCTAAACACATGAGCTAGTCAACTATACAAACATGGCTAAACAAGGAAAAGCAAATGAGCAATGTGTCTTCACATCCATGCATGTTTATCCGCGATGCCTCCATAGGATATCACAAGCACAACCGCATGTGCCGCAACACAAGGATAAGCTCACCAAAACAAGCAtacttaaagaaattaaaaatcaacaaataatgaataattaaacctcaattaaattttaaacatggCATTTAAATtccaaataacaataataaccaGTTACATCTAATGAACATCTATCAAGGAGGTCTAGCCTAGTTGGTTGAGCATGGTGCGTGAGTTATTGTAAATCTCTTGACATTATCTTTAATTCCACAGATAAACAAAACATCTAAGGAGCATATTATTTACAATCATCATGAATTACAATCAGGTAATCAACATCATCAATCAATCACCAAACACCATCATCACGAGTCTATCAATCGCACTCACCAAGTACATCAAACACAACCACCAAAGACATACTTTACTACATGGAGATTCGACGTCATTTGAGCAAACTCTTATAAGCCTCATTCCCTAACATAGTCTTTCTTCCTGACCATTCAGGGGGGTCTCTTGGGTTAACCCTACAAGGGAAGTGTGGCTTTATCGAAAATAGATAAGTGTGACTATGGCTTATCTATGTAGGTTCACAAGACCGTACATCTATAGGGATTCATCCCCATATATTCTATAGGCCCATTTAGCATAAACTACCACGAAAACCTCTAGCTCTAGGTTGAGAGCCCACCAAGTACCCTTAACTTGCGTGCTTACTCGTATGAACCTACACCATCTGTGCACACACGATATATTTCTATACACCAACTATGTTCCTACCATATAAtgacaacaaaaacatatttggaACCCCTGAGGTCTTAGATATGGCATCTCCATACTTGTCATCTCACATGACCTAACCTAAAGGTCCAAGTGACATCTCAACAACAACCATCCACATAACAACAACTCATCCCCTATATGACAAAAGAGTCATTAAGTTTGTTGGGAAGTAGTTCTCAACACTTCATTACaccatttagaaacaaaaacatgggGGTGGTACTTATGAAGATATCTCACTAGGTGAGACCCCTGGGTCGCTTTAGTGGGGGTAGAGTTTTGGTATGGAACTTATCCTCCCaagtataacattttttttccaataaaaaacCCTTCCAAAGACCATAGCTAACCTTTTCAACTCGTAGAGACAATTACAATACAAGATTAtcattcatcatcatcatctcatcacacatatatatctcaatcaatAGCAGGATAATCTCAACAAATAAAGGCATTCTCTCTAAGATAAATTTactaaattttcttaaaaatttataagattaataatatgtacaattttttattgatcatATCTCAAACAATCACATAACATCCATCACATCATTAATTCACTTACTTATGTGCTCATCACCTTCATGAACATATCCCTAGTTTCATAAGCAAAATAAGACCTTCCACACTCTGAACTCTCATAATCACTTAACCAAATTACATTTGAATACGAATTACATTATCTTAACTTATAATCTACTGGACAAGTGGTCTCAATAATTTAAGAGGgagtgaattaagttttaaaatttttcaaataacaaattttaacccccccccccccttttaaatgatatatgataggcttagaatgcagaagaagaagaagaagaagcaaccaatttaataatattcttttaaatgtGCAAGATAGAGTAAACTgtaataaaataactaagataagggaagagataaTTGCAAACTCGTTTTatcctggttcggccacttcccgtgcctatgtcTAGTCCACaaacaacccacttgagattttccactatctttataaactctttacaacttctgaataCACCTTGGGATTCCTCTCCGTTGTGTTTAGGATTCGCACAAGTCAAGAGATGAACAATCTCTTAAtcacaacaatatttttagaatgtatagaagaatttctctcttttagagatgataatacaaattgaagaccttagaagaatactcaattgatttgcaagtgtgtcacaacctacccttcgacgggagggtgACGTGGGGCTCACGGGtccgtcttccatgggaggaaaatgcgcggagtcgccaccaacgtttattcaaggaaaacattGGAAAAATCGGAACgtgtgatctacgaactttaagtgtgaaaggtttgagagttgtatttacgcatgaggaaggtattagcaccccacgcgtccgccataagggacgacaaccttagattaaatgtgcaatatcatgacttcaactttttttgttttccctttttatgtctttttgtgtttttatgctttttatgtttttaattttggtgtggtcgacaagggtgtttccctcgctccttcgtattcctcaattgcgataaggaaatcagacctacgtagttcttttagaactaaatgttggttaagttgtttttatctttttttgcaagatatattttaaccgaacaaaagtcgtttaaggtgttggaccattaaacgatcttttgatttttgaaaaggagagaaacgttaaggcgttggaccattaacgatctcttggttttgaaaggagaggaacattaaggtgttgaaccattaacgatctcttggggtggtcgaaaaaagtggggcttttgctcctacatatcctcaattgcgatgaggaaatcagacctacgtagttcttgcaaaagcggtaaagttacgtgttgattttatgcttttgaacggtccatgtcatccgataaaagcaaagagaacCATTTTatggcgttggaccttaaaacgattttgagtgacttttgcggacaaaatttggtttgtgagttgattttagtcttagtttcacttcgattattagtcaattcattcaatgaAACTTTCAAAcaaaaacgttcgattgattttttttattattttattattatttttttctagatattttgattatttttattattattttttgaagatattttgattattttattattatttttttgaagatattttgattattttattattattttgtttttttatttaaccgaagttacaatgtgaacgatcggttgaattttattttaatagtgattaaatgagattataacacaaatgatcagttgaaattcattttatcaattattaggcgagataacaacttaaataaacggtaaaaagcttgttaaaagtggaagaaaaaaaatcgaaagtgaacgagatgaagatgaaagcaaacaaaacaagaaatgaattgaaagtttcGAATTCgaacacttaccggttgaagaccaaagaacgaacgaagaacggtgaagaacaacggaaaatcttcacggatttgctcatGGAAACGTCtaggaagcgttacggaagcacctcgacttggattttcttcacggaaacatattttttcacccaaaatagTAGAAATGCATAACATAGAGGTCAGGGGCCCTTGAAACTCagcctcctccccctatttataggagaaacggggaggtgcttgccgcccagaggcttgAGGAAGATTTTTGAGCGCAtaccaattactaagttcaccccattttcgtactttacgaaaaagttacggaagccttacgggaAGGCCctatatggcttgaaacaagcacctagggcatGAAACAAAAGAATTGACTCCTTTCTCACTAGTTTTGGCTTTGAGAAGTTCTCAATTGAGCATGGTGTGTATATCAAAATAGTAAGTGAAACTGAGATTGTGGTGTTGTGCTTGTATGTTGATGATCTACTCGTCACTAGTAGTAGTTTGACTGCTATTGAAGCACTTAAGCAAGGGTTGAAGAGTGAATTTGAGATGACTGATCTGGCCATTCTACCCTATTTTCtatggtttgaatttgcctaCACCGAGAAAGGCAttttcatgcatcaaaagaaatatatcTCTGAAGTCCTGAAGAAATTTAGAATGATGGGTTGCAAACCAGCAGAGACTCCAGCTGAATTGAATTTAAAGCTTGTGAAGTGTGAAGAAGAGGGCTCTGTCGATGGAACTATGTTCAGGTAGATTGTTGGTAGTCTGAGGTTTATTTGCCACGGCAGGCCAAAAGTGGCTTCCAGTGTTGGTTTGGTCAACAGATTTGTGAGTGCTCCTAGACAACCACACTTGATTGCATCTAAAAGAATCATGAGGTATCTGAGAGGAACACTCGGATATGGCATTTTGTTTCCTCATCACACTAAGGGAGATGATAGCCTACACCTTGTAGtctattctgattctgattggTGTGGTGATCTGGTAGACAGAAGGAGCACCATGGGACAAGTTTTCCTGTTGTCAGG
This region includes:
- the LOC114380816 gene encoding uncharacterized protein LOC114380816, with the protein product MTKNEMHIIGIVIMIMIVMDFSQANYNPSFGQIERNHVSNLACEDKCRLKCAFLLIPPFTPGYLICLYKCMATNCKANPIVQDCKSGCGLTKSVSVNDDAHGVAAADVVDSCLPECQK